TTGCCTTTCTCGCAATCTATCAGAGCTTGATGGCTTTCCTCTAACAAACGGTCCCTACTTAACTTGGCCGCATACAGTGCTACCTCAACAGGCAATGGCGTATACTCCAAATCGTGTACAAGGGCATTTGCCTCATACCATTTTGCGAGCGTATCCCCAATCCCAGCCTTCAAATACTCTAATGGCGCCTCAAGAATCACTCTTGGTTCTACAAGGACCATATAGGTGCTTCGTGGAAAGACCGTGTAGGTTTGGAAACGTCCCTCATCATCATAAATGACGCTTAAAGGTGTCCAAGCTGCACAGGTAGAAGCCAGTGTGGGTATGAGGATAACGTCTGTTCTAGCCTCATGGCTTGTAGCCTTTGCAAGATCGAGGACTTTTCCTCCCCCAATTCCAATGACAGCATCGATATGTAAGCACTGTGCCTGTTCTTTACATCTTTTAATTTCAGCTTCTGAACATATCCCAGAGTAAGCAACATATGTAGTTTCAATTTCCGCAAGCTCCGGCCAATACGGTTGGATGGCCTGGAAGGACTTCTCGCCATGGATGATAAGCAAGGAACGGATATTTCTTTCCTTTAATAGCGCGGACAATTCTTGCAGTACATCCACCTGGCATTTATAAAAGCTTGGTGCTCCTTGAATTCGAATCGATATGTTCGTCACCCCCTCAATGTGTTGGAGACTAAAATAAAAAGCCTCCCTAAAAGAAGAGAGGCTTACGTATCAAAAATACTCCATCCTCTCTCATCTTCCAAGACACTCCAAGTGTCTTGCTGGAATTAGCACCTTTCCTTACAAAAACATAAGAATGGTTGCCGGGCATCATAGGGCCAGTCCCTCCGCCTCTCTTGATAAGAGAATTTACATATTAAATTAGCAAAATTCTAAAACTTAATAGTTAGTATAATCTGCATTTTTAGCACTGTCAAGGGGTAAAGCGACAAAGGATGCCACATCTGTGCTGTTCCCTCTACCATTCCACAAAAATATGCTCCAATTTAGGAAGGGGGACTCTTTATGCTTCTTTCATCATTTTCACTTGTTTTTTCATTCGTTTATCGGCCTTATGCTCATTTACCGGTAGCTGACTAAAACGAAGCCCTAAATTTCGATGAAATTCGGGTCGTCACTGTGACGTGATTTCATAATAAATCAGTTTCCCATAACCCAAGCTGGCCTTTTGCTGGGATACGTTCATTCAAGATCTTCATGTCTTGAACCTCCCAAGCATATCCTCCCACATTAAAATCTCCTAAAAAAAAATCATTTCCTGATACGATTTGTCCATTTTCCAGGACTGCTGATGTCTGATTTTTTTCAGTTATCTTCAGACAATTTTCAAGCCGGCCTACAGCAATGATCATACCGGTCGGAAGGGTCTCTTCTGTATATCCATGCTTACCGAGCAGCGAACGGATGGCCACATGCCTGCAGACTGCCTTATCTATTTTTTTACTTGTATGAATGGCCAGCGACCCACGATAATTTGTTTTCCATGACCTTGTTTCAAATTCATTCTCTCGAAGGACAAAAAGACTTGCCCAGGGCTGAATCATAGATAATACCTTCATTCTCCCGGCCACCAATCTATAAAGTTTCGTTTGTCTTATCGTGTCCGTAGAGAAGAATATTATTAGCAAAAAGGGACCTACGAAAAAGGATAACGATTATACAAGCTGACTGTCGCTCTTTGCATCTATTTGTGATACGGTTCACCACTTTTCTGGTAAAGCAGATACATATCTCTTGTACATTTACAAAGGAAATTTATGCTTTAATATAGGAAAGACTATTCTTATCTTTAAGTCTGTTAATTTTATTCTAGTATAAGAGGTGATTTTCATGGTGGATTTTGAATGGTACAGGAGTTTCATTTATATATATAAATACAATTCAGTATCTGAAGCGGCTAAAGCCCGAATTATGACACAACCTGCAATGAGTCAACACTTGGCTTCTTTAGAAGCAGAAGTTGGTGAACTTTTGTTTACTAGAACTTCGAGAAAAATGGTTCCCACGGAAAGAGGAAAGGAGTTATATTCTCAAGTAGCCCCCCTTATTGAGTCATTAGAAGTAACTAGTTTAAGTTTTCACTCTATCTCTTTGCCCACTCTTTCCATAATAAGAATCGGCTCTGCGATCGAATATTATTATGAAAATATTCTTCCTGAACTTAGTGAATTTAATACATGTACTGTTTCACACTTTGGAACTGCCGACCAACTACTTGAACTATTAAAGGAAGATAAAATAGATATCGTTATTACTTCACAAAAGTATCAATCACCGGGAATTGAATACTCATTTTTATGTGAAGAAGAATTTGTAATTGTTGCACCAAAGCACTTGGAAATACCAGAGAACTTGAACTTGAAGTCAAAAGAACAATGGCTTTTATCTCAAGAATGGATTAGTTATGGGTTAGATTTACCAATTATCAGAAGACTATGGAGAGAACACTTTAAAAAAAGGCCAATTATTAAACCAAATCATATTATTCCAAATTTACATCTTATATTAAAGGCTATAGAAAGTGGAATGGGAATAAGTCTAATTCCAACTTATATCTTAGTAAATTCAATGCACGAAGAAAAATCAAAAGTATTATTTAAGGAATTAAAAATTAATAATAAATTATATATTGCATATAAAACTAAAAATAAACATTTGCCAGAAATCAATAATTTAGTGAAAAAACTTTTAATGAAAATATAACTAATTATAAATGTTTTATATTAAGTCATTCAGTTCATACTGGATGACTTCTTTTATTTTTTTCCTCGCAAGTCATTTATCAAAATGGTACAAGGTATATGCTTGTTCTTTAATATAAATATATTTATACATTATCCACAAAAACATAATTTGTTTTATAGGTAATGTAGGATTAGAATAGCCAATGTAACAAAATAAATTAATGGAGGTAAAATCTTATGGCAAAAAAGATTTTAATGGTTGTTACTAATCATAAAGAACTTAGTAAAGATAAGCAGACTGGTATTTGGTTATCGGAATTTGCTGAAGCATATATTGAATTCACGAAAAAAGGGTACCAAGTTACAGTTGCAAGTCCCCTTGGAGGAAAAAGTACAGTTGATCCTAGTAGTGTAGATGTGAATACACCACAGGAGATTCTAGATACTGAAAAGTATTTACAGAACACTTTGAAACTAGATGCTATATCTTACCAAGATTTTGATGCAATTTTCCTGCCGGGGGGACATGGTACAATGTTTGACCTTCCTAATAGTAAAAAACTTCAGGAATTGTTACGGGACTTCTTCGAAGGGGATAAGATTGTTGCTGCAGTTTGTCATGGTCCTGCGGGATTAGTTGGTACAACATTATCTAACGGTCAACCACTTGTTTCTGGTAAACGCGTTAACGCGTTTACAGACAGAGAAGAGGCGGATACAGGACTAGGGGAGCAACTTCCTTTCCTATTGGAAAGTAGAATTCGTGAATTAGGGGCTATTTTTGTGGCTGCCCCAAACTGGTCATCTCATTACGAAGTGGATGGTAATTTGATTACTGGACAAAATCCTCAATCTACATTGGCTGTTACAAAAGCAGTTATTGAAAGATTAGGTTAAGATTTTGGAGACTGATAAAAGATATTATCAGTCTCCTTCTTACTTGTTAAATTTCCAATAAATATAAAGGAGGGTTCCATATGGACTCACTCAATAATAATAAAGTAAGTCTCTCTAAAACTAAAAGTTCAACAGTTGCTCTGTATGCCCTCACTCTAGGCGCATTTGCCATTGGCTTAACGGAGTTTATCATAATGGGACTACTTCCAGAGGTTGCCGAAAGTATGCAAGTCTCTATTCCGATGGCTGGCTTGCTAGTTACTGGATATGCTCTAGGAGTTGCTATAGGTGCTCCAATCATTACAGTTGCAACTCATAAAATGAAACGTAAAGAACTCTTACTTTTCCTCATGATTCTTTTTATTTTAGGAAATGCATTAGCGGCTCTTGCACCTAATTATACTACTTTAATGGTTGCACGTATCCTAGCAGCACTAACACACGGTTCGTTCTTTGGAGTAGGGTCTGTTATTGCAGCGGAATTAGTTCCTAAAGAAAAACGAGCAGGTGCTATAGCCATTATGTTTACTGGCCTAACCTTAGCCAATATTTTAGGTGTACCCATCGGAACCTTCCTAGGACAAGCATATGGTTGGAGATCAACATTCTGGGCAATTACAATAATTGGTATTATCGCATTAATAGGAATTATTTTTTTAGTACCAACGGTTAAAGCAGCAAAATCTAGTTTACGTCAAGAATTAGGAGTTCTACGTCGCCCTACCTTTCAGATTGCACTCTTAATGACGGTTTTTGGATTTTTTGGAGTATTTACTACCTTTACCTACATTACACCAATTTTAGTAGATATCACTGGATTCTCACCAAAATCAGTACCATATATACTAGTTCTCTTCGGGATTGGTGTTACAATTGGAAATATTTATGGCGGAAAATTAGCAGACAGAAAGTTATTTCCCTCATTAATTGGTATTCTTATCATTTTAGCAATTGTGCTGGCCATCTTTAGTATTATCGACCAGAATAAAATTTTAATGTTATTAACTGTTTTTATTTTTGGTATGGCTGCATTTGGGATAGTTCCCGGATTACAACTGAACGTATTGAATACTGCTAAAGAAGCACCAACTTTAGCCTCTACCTTAAACATTGCTGCATTCAATCTAGGTAATGCACTTGGCGCATATACTGGAGGAATAGTAATTGATTTGAATATTGGTGGTGGGCTTCCTGCTGTTCCTTTAGTTGCATCACTGGTAACGGTTGTTGGGATATTTTTCACGTTATGGGGTGCACAGCAACAAAAGAGAAATAATCAACAAGGATTAAACCATTAATAAAAGGAGACCGTCTAGTTCGGTCTCCTTCTCTTTAATTAAGTGTTTTTAATACATCATTATTTAATAATACTTCCACTCTCTATTTTACCACTATTTATGATACGGTTCACCCCGATTAATTCTAAACCCCCGATAAACCTGCTCCAACAATATCAACTTCATCAACTGATGCGGAAACGTCATCTTCGAAAATGACAACGTATCATTCGCCCTTTTCATCACATCACTGCTCAAACCCAATGATCCGCCAATAACAAACGCCACTTTACTCTTCCCGTATGTGGCAAGCTTATCCATTTCCTTCGCCAACTCTTCAGAGGAACGCTGCTTTCCTTCAATCGCCAAAGCAATCACATGGGTATCTTCAGAAATCTTCCCTAGGATACGTTCGCCTTCTTTATTTTTCACTTGTTCCATTTCGGCGTCGCTTAGTTGCTCTGGTGCTTTTTCGTCTGGAAGCTCTACGATGTCTATTTTTGCGTAGGCACTCAAGCGTTTCAAATATTCATCTATACCTTGTTTCAAATACTTCTCTTTCAGTTTTCCAATTGTGATTATTGAGATATTCACATGTCATACCACCTTGCAAACAGTTTATCCACAAAAGTTATCCACATATCAACAGTTTTCACCCACATTTAGTGGGCGAATATCAGTTCCCCACCATATATACAGCAGGTTCAGAACATAATTCACAGGTTGTTGATAACTTCTCTTCTTCCGGTATCAGCTCCAATATTGGTGCTTCTTCGTGCTCATCTATGTACATTTCCATCGCTAATTCAATATGCTCTAAACAACATTTCATTTTATCCACAATCCTTTCCATTCCTTCATTAACCTCACTAGAATACCATTTATCCACATGTGTGGAAACAGAAAGAGGAGAGATTTCTATGATCCCTCCCCATTTCTCCTATTCGCCGGTTGTATCTTCTGTCAAATCAACGGTCGTTGTTTTCTGGTCTTGGCCTCGGTAAAATGTAACTTCCATTTTATCGCCGACCTGTTTTTCATTATAAAGATGTTTTCGCAGCTCAATAACATCCCGAACCTGATCGCCATCCAGCTCCACAATCACATCATATTCTTTCAATCCAGCATTGGCAGCAGGTGAACCAGGTGCTACACCCGTGATATACACGCCTGCACTAACATCTTTCGGAAGCTTTAACGTCTGTTGCCAGTGATAGCTGGACACATCCGACAACGAGCCGATGCTGACACCGAAATAAGGACGTTTTACCTGTCCATATTGCTCCAAGTCATTAATAATTGGAATCGCAGAGTTGACCGGAATGGCCAAACCGATACCTTCTACCGCAGACTGAGCAATTTTCATCGAGTTGATTCCAATCACTTTTCCTTGGATATTTATTAAAGCTCCTCCACTGTTGCCTGGGTTGATGGCAGCATCCGTCTGCATAACATCCGCATGCCAGTCAGGTGTGCCGTCCCTGTTCACATCCACAGGAATGCTTCGGTCAGTTCCCGAGATGATTCCTTGAGTGACTGATCCGGAAAATTGCAAACCGAGTGGGTTTCCGATGGCGATAACGGGTTCGCCTGTGCGGACGCTGTCAGAGTTTCCGAAGTCTGCAACCTTTGTGACCATTTCATCTTCCATGGACAACACAGCAAGATCTGTGAGCGGATCTTCTCCAAGCACCTCTGCCGGCACTCTTGTCCCGTCTATAAGGCTCAGTTCTACCTGCCCAGCGCCTTCAATAACATGGTAGTTCGTCACCACATAAGCTTTACCATTTTCTTTTTTATAAATAACACCAGAGCCTGTTCCTGCTTCGCCTTCCTCGTCTGTTTCTGTTTCCGTGTCGTTCCAGAAGGAGGCGTTTTGCAGATTGATAACCCCGACAACTGCTTCTGCTACATTATCTACCGCTTCTGTGACACCTGACGTTACATTGACAGAGACATTGCGAATCTCCGCTGCCGTTCCGCCCGATTCAGGTTGTTCTGGCAACTGCTCACGTTCCTCTACTGCCTGACGCTCGCTCCCATCTGGCATTATTCGTCCTGTTAGCCCAGGGAACGCCACAACCACTAGTAATACTCCAAGTGATAATGCTACAATTCCAGGGAGAAAATACTTCCCCCTGTTTCCTTTTTGTTTTGAGTGATCAGATGGATCTTGTTTGTCGTAATATCCCATGTTGTCCTTCCTTTCTTTTCACGTCACAACCAAAATTTGTACGTTGCATCGTGTAAAAAAGGCAAAAAGAAAGGCGCTATAAGCCTAAGATTTTTACACGAAAGCAAGCGCGGTTGGTTTGTTCGGGTCTGTGTCATACAGCTCCACTTGTTCTCCCACCATTACACCTTTTGTGGCAAGTGTTTGCTGAACAGACATCCTCGCTAGATCTTTCATGTTATTATCTTTACTTAAATGCGCCAAATAAATACGCTTCGTTTTGTCTCCCATGACATCTGCCATGGCAAGGGCTGCATCCTCATTGGATACGTGGCCGACATCGCTTAAGATACGGCGTTTGATGCTCCACGGATAGTGTCCCATCTGCAGCATCTGCACGTCATGATTGCTCTCAAAAACATAGGCGTCGGCATTGGAAATGATGCCTTTCATCCTGTCACTCACATAACCTGTGTCGGTGATGACCACGACCTTTTTATCGCCATCATGGAAGGAATAAAACATCGGCTCTGCAGCATCGTGAGATACACCAAATGACTGAATATCAAGTCCACCGAATGTTTTCACCTGTTCGATTTCAAAATTAAACTTTTGCTCTGTCGGGATAAGGCCAACCAGGCCGTCCATCGCCATCCATGTCTTTTCGTTGGCATAAATCGGGAGCTTGTACTTTCTCGCAAGTACGCCAAGTCCCTTAATGTGATCGCTATGCTCATGTGTTACTAAAATTCCGGATAGGTCTTCTATTTTTCTGCCTATCCCGTTAAACAGTTCTTGCATTTTTTTGCCGCTCAAACCAGCATCGATTAAGAAAGAATGCTCCTCTGTTGCGACATAAATTGCATTTCCTGTGCTGCCGCTTGCTAGCACGCTAAAATGCAGGCTCATGTCACTTCACTCCAATGTTCGATTTTCTTTTTTTATAACGGACCCTTCAAACGCGTTCACGTAAAAGTCCTCTTCCTCATTGACTACAATATGCCAAGTCGGGATTAATACATGAGAATTGGTATAGTCGACGAGGGTGTAATATCCTAGCGTGACGTTTCCTACCTCGCTCCCCGGCTTCAAATCTCCTGTATTATACAGATTATATAATGCATCCAAGACGGAAATGACGTCCTGTTCTACATCCATTTTTTCTGTATCGACAATATAGGTTTGTTCGTAAGAAATCAACTCGTTTAAATCGTTGAGATACGCTACCACCATCGCACTGTCATTGCTATAAATATTTTTCCCATCATATTGTTGGAAGAAAATAAGGCTTCTGTTTTGTGGATTAAATCCCCAGAACTCATATTTCGCCCCAAACAATAATTCTTCTTTAAAAATAGTCTCTAATCTAGTAATCATATTCATTTCAGGTAAGGGTATTGGCTCTTCCCAAGTAGAAACTAACTTGATGTCTTCTACAATCTCCGCCTTTTGCCCATTTTCCGTTAACTTCGTTGTATCCTCTTCTGTAAATACATAGCTGTTTCCGCTTATATAACTTGCTTTGTCCGGTGCCTTTGGCAGTTGGCCATACGATATTTCATCTACTTTGAACTGCTCTTCCATAGAAGCTTCCGCCAAGATTTCCAGCTGATTGTTCTTCCTTTTTTCAAGAATTTGAAAAACAAGGAATACATTGAGGATAAGAAAGGTAATGATGAAAATGGTTTTGGTTCTCCTCCAATCCATTCTACATCCCTCCTTCTAAATCATCGTTGCCGGTAAAATTTAATTTGTTCCAAGCATTGTTTTCCTTATACACCCAAATCGGTTCGATAATATAAACATCCGATTCTCTCTTCAATTCATACCCGACTCGTATGTCCTGGATATTTTGAAGGTCACTGAAGTTGTCGAGTTCTCGCTGAACTTCTCTTCCTGAGGGGATGTTTGTCCCAATCGATTTCCAAGACAGAAATTCAAAAACAGGTCTCACGTATTCATAAATCTCATTATTTCGCCATGACTGGGAGATATCTGCCACGCCTCTTTCACCAAAATGGTAGATCGGATAATCCCCGATGAACATTCTGTAGACCACATTATGCTCGATTGTGCTGCTCGTCCAAGTATCAAGTTTGAACCGCTCCGGCTGTCCTGTCCAACCACTGTGTTCGTTCACGAACTCAATTCCCCGTTCAATCACATTAAAGTCCATGGAATTCCCGAGTCCTGTATTCCCCGGATTAACGTAGTGCAGATTATTATAGGGACGGGATACACTCATCAGACTGGAATCATCCCTGAAAACTATTCCGTCTGTTACTTGATCTCTTGTGACTATGCTTGGGTTGCTGAATAGGGCATTTTTAAAATCTTCCGGATTCAACTGTTTCGCATAATAATACCCAGTGCGGACTTTTGGCGCTTGTTCTGGGAAAAACACATACCGATTTTCATCTACTTCTTCATAAATGAATGTTGGTAAGATTTTAGCCGTTTGATAAAACGTTCGAGATAACTCATTGGTAGAAAGATTACGAACCTTAGCTTGGTACACTTTTCTTTCTTCATATTGAACTAAATAAATGATTGGTTCACTTCCAACCGTTTCTCCAGAAAAATCAATCAGTATCCGATTGACGGAAATATTCGGAGGTTCACTATCACTAAAACCTGTAATATATCGAAAGGTTTGCAACGGAATGTTTGTTGGAAAAACAACCTCCATTTTTCCACTTCCATGCATGAAAGAGTAGAAATCTTCCTCCGAGTAATTAGCTATCTCAATATCAAAAAGACTCCATCTTTCCAACTCTTCCATAAATAAATTAAGATCTTCTAGTTCCTCTGTTCCGTGATGAATACCATCAAAATGGTATAACAATTTGCTAGGTTGAATAAGCTGGCCTATATCCTGCTTTTCGTTAATTTCCACTTCACTAATGGTGCTGTCGCCTTCGTCTATATAATCAAAATCCGGCTGATAGGTCCATAAATTCCAGGTGAGAATCAAGCTTGTCAGGACAAGAATGGTTAATACAAGTGATTTAATATTTTCGTATTTCATTCCCAGTCACCTTCTTGTTCTTCCTCGGAAATGGGAAGTGTAAAGTAAATAGTTGTGCCTTTTCCTTCCACACTGGAGGCCCAGATGTCTCCATCATGTGCTTGAATCATTTCTTTCGCTATTGCAAGACCCAGACCGGTCCCGCCAAGCATTCTTGTTCTTGCTTTATCCACTCGATAAAAACGTTCAAAAATCTTATTAAGATCCGATTTTGGTATTCCTACTCCTTGGTCACTAATACTGACCAAAATCTGATTAGCAGCCTCTTCAATATCCACAGTAAATGTGATTGTACCACCTTCAGGCGAGTATTTCATCGCATTCGAAATAATGTTATCTAACACCTGTGTTATTTTATCTGTATCAATGGAAACAAAGATTTCTTGGTTAGGCATACTTCTGACAAAATCCACTTTTTGAGATTTAGACATTTCGAAACGTTCAATGATTTTATTAAAAAACTCAACAAAATCGACGCTATTTTTGTAAAAGTTATAATCTCTTGAATCCATTTTGGATAACTGCAACAAATCATTCACCAAACGAATCATTCGCTCTGTCTCTGTTTGCGTGACATCCAGGAACCTTGGAGCAATCTCATCATCCTGCCATGCTCCATCTGCCAACGCTTCTAAATAGCTTCTCATCGTAGTCAAAGGCGTTCTGAGCTCATGCGACACATTTGCAACAAACTCTCTGCGTTCAAGATCTATCTTCTCTTGCTCCGTAATATCATGTAAAACGGTTATCAAACCATTGATGAACCCTGTTTCCTTTTGAATGATAGAGTTACTAGCACGCAAGATATATGGCTCTTTTTCGGTACTAAAGTCCAGAATGAGTGATTCTTGTTCAGATACAAGTTGATCAAAGGAATGAGTTTCTTCAATCCCGAGCACTTCTACAATCGGTTTATTCAGTACTGTTTCACGTGAAACGTTCAGCATCCCGAGGGCAGGCTCATTAATCAAGATTATCCTGCCTTTTCTGTCTGTCGCAAGAACTCCATCCGTCATATGGGACAAGACAGAGCTCAACTTCCTTCTTTCCCCTTCGGTAGTCGCCTGTGCTTCCTGCAGTTTTTTCGTCAGGTTATTAAAG
This window of the Sutcliffiella horikoshii genome carries:
- a CDS encoding iron-containing alcohol dehydrogenase family protein yields the protein MTNISIRIQGAPSFYKCQVDVLQELSALLKERNIRSLLIIHGEKSFQAIQPYWPELAEIETTYVAYSGICSEAEIKRCKEQAQCLHIDAVIGIGGGKVLDLAKATSHEARTDVILIPTLASTCAAWTPLSVIYDDEGRFQTYTVFPRSTYMVLVEPRVILEAPLEYLKAGIGDTLAKWYEANALVHDLEYTPLPVEVALYAAKLSRDRLLEESHQALIDCEKGNLSSSVLTIMEANILLGGMVGGFGDEFGRVAGAHSIHNALTHLPGTKGLLHGEKVAYGILVQLALQGNEEEIKALLPFYRQIGLLSSCKHLSIQGQEDIRTIAEKALVPQESIHFMKEKFKEQDIVAAIERLEALQKEGERN
- a CDS encoding 2-oxoglutarate dehydrogenase E1, with the protein product MKVLSMIQPWASLFVLRENEFETRSWKTNYRGSLAIHTSKKIDKAVCRHVAIRSLLGKHGYTEETLPTGMIIAVGRLENCLKITEKNQTSAVLENGQIVSGNDFFLGDFNVGGYAWEVQDMKILNERIPAKGQLGLWETDLL
- a CDS encoding LysR family transcriptional regulator, whose protein sequence is MVDFEWYRSFIYIYKYNSVSEAAKARIMTQPAMSQHLASLEAEVGELLFTRTSRKMVPTERGKELYSQVAPLIESLEVTSLSFHSISLPTLSIIRIGSAIEYYYENILPELSEFNTCTVSHFGTADQLLELLKEDKIDIVITSQKYQSPGIEYSFLCEEEFVIVAPKHLEIPENLNLKSKEQWLLSQEWISYGLDLPIIRRLWREHFKKRPIIKPNHIIPNLHLILKAIESGMGISLIPTYILVNSMHEEKSKVLFKELKINNKLYIAYKTKNKHLPEINNLVKKLLMKI
- a CDS encoding type 1 glutamine amidotransferase domain-containing protein encodes the protein MAKKILMVVTNHKELSKDKQTGIWLSEFAEAYIEFTKKGYQVTVASPLGGKSTVDPSSVDVNTPQEILDTEKYLQNTLKLDAISYQDFDAIFLPGGHGTMFDLPNSKKLQELLRDFFEGDKIVAAVCHGPAGLVGTTLSNGQPLVSGKRVNAFTDREEADTGLGEQLPFLLESRIRELGAIFVAAPNWSSHYEVDGNLITGQNPQSTLAVTKAVIERLG
- a CDS encoding MFS transporter; its protein translation is MDSLNNNKVSLSKTKSSTVALYALTLGAFAIGLTEFIIMGLLPEVAESMQVSIPMAGLLVTGYALGVAIGAPIITVATHKMKRKELLLFLMILFILGNALAALAPNYTTLMVARILAALTHGSFFGVGSVIAAELVPKEKRAGAIAIMFTGLTLANILGVPIGTFLGQAYGWRSTFWAITIIGIIALIGIIFLVPTVKAAKSSLRQELGVLRRPTFQIALLMTVFGFFGVFTTFTYITPILVDITGFSPKSVPYILVLFGIGVTIGNIYGGKLADRKLFPSLIGILIILAIVLAIFSIIDQNKILMLLTVFIFGMAAFGIVPGLQLNVLNTAKEAPTLASTLNIAAFNLGNALGAYTGGIVIDLNIGGGLPAVPLVASLVTVVGIFFTLWGAQQQKRNNQQGLNH
- the rlmH gene encoding 23S rRNA (pseudouridine(1915)-N(3))-methyltransferase RlmH produces the protein MNISIITIGKLKEKYLKQGIDEYLKRLSAYAKIDIVELPDEKAPEQLSDAEMEQVKNKEGERILGKISEDTHVIALAIEGKQRSSEELAKEMDKLATYGKSKVAFVIGGSLGLSSDVMKRANDTLSFSKMTFPHQLMKLILLEQVYRGFRINRGEPYHK
- a CDS encoding CxxH/CxxC protein; the protein is MDKWYSSEVNEGMERIVDKMKCCLEHIELAMEMYIDEHEEAPILELIPEEEKLSTTCELCSEPAVYMVGN
- a CDS encoding S1C family serine protease, which translates into the protein MGYYDKQDPSDHSKQKGNRGKYFLPGIVALSLGVLLVVVAFPGLTGRIMPDGSERQAVEEREQLPEQPESGGTAAEIRNVSVNVTSGVTEAVDNVAEAVVGVINLQNASFWNDTETETDEEGEAGTGSGVIYKKENGKAYVVTNYHVIEGAGQVELSLIDGTRVPAEVLGEDPLTDLAVLSMEDEMVTKVADFGNSDSVRTGEPVIAIGNPLGLQFSGSVTQGIISGTDRSIPVDVNRDGTPDWHADVMQTDAAINPGNSGGALINIQGKVIGINSMKIAQSAVEGIGLAIPVNSAIPIINDLEQYGQVKRPYFGVSIGSLSDVSSYHWQQTLKLPKDVSAGVYITGVAPGSPAANAGLKEYDVIVELDGDQVRDVIELRKHLYNEKQVGDKMEVTFYRGQDQKTTTVDLTEDTTGE
- a CDS encoding MBL fold metallo-hydrolase produces the protein MSLHFSVLASGSTGNAIYVATEEHSFLIDAGLSGKKMQELFNGIGRKIEDLSGILVTHEHSDHIKGLGVLARKYKLPIYANEKTWMAMDGLVGLIPTEQKFNFEIEQVKTFGGLDIQSFGVSHDAAEPMFYSFHDGDKKVVVITDTGYVSDRMKGIISNADAYVFESNHDVQMLQMGHYPWSIKRRILSDVGHVSNEDAALAMADVMGDKTKRIYLAHLSKDNNMKDLARMSVQQTLATKGVMVGEQVELYDTDPNKPTALAFV
- a CDS encoding two-component system regulatory protein YycI, which produces MDWRRTKTIFIITFLILNVFLVFQILEKRKNNQLEILAEASMEEQFKVDEISYGQLPKAPDKASYISGNSYVFTEEDTTKLTENGQKAEIVEDIKLVSTWEEPIPLPEMNMITRLETIFKEELLFGAKYEFWGFNPQNRSLIFFQQYDGKNIYSNDSAMVVAYLNDLNELISYEQTYIVDTEKMDVEQDVISVLDALYNLYNTGDLKPGSEVGNVTLGYYTLVDYTNSHVLIPTWHIVVNEEEDFYVNAFEGSVIKKENRTLE
- a CDS encoding YycH family regulatory protein, which gives rise to MKYENIKSLVLTILVLTSLILTWNLWTYQPDFDYIDEGDSTISEVEINEKQDIGQLIQPSKLLYHFDGIHHGTEELEDLNLFMEELERWSLFDIEIANYSEEDFYSFMHGSGKMEVVFPTNIPLQTFRYITGFSDSEPPNISVNRILIDFSGETVGSEPIIYLVQYEERKVYQAKVRNLSTNELSRTFYQTAKILPTFIYEEVDENRYVFFPEQAPKVRTGYYYAKQLNPEDFKNALFSNPSIVTRDQVTDGIVFRDDSSLMSVSRPYNNLHYVNPGNTGLGNSMDFNVIERGIEFVNEHSGWTGQPERFKLDTWTSSTIEHNVVYRMFIGDYPIYHFGERGVADISQSWRNNEIYEYVRPVFEFLSWKSIGTNIPSGREVQRELDNFSDLQNIQDIRVGYELKRESDVYIIEPIWVYKENNAWNKLNFTGNDDLEGGM
- the walK gene encoding cell wall metabolism sensor histidine kinase WalK, coding for MKKVGFFRSIHLKFVLIYVLLILIAIQIIGVYFVSKLENQLTTNFNESLEERIHLLAYSIEQEIKKQRDDTTPTIEEDIRTVLQDVTMEDIEEIRITNNQSKVLGTSNPYNQSSVGKRTTELLVKRALVVGQMSRKTVIEKQTQNRLRLIAAPVKSNNQDIIGAIYLEASMEKVYAQMRQINSIFATGTTIALAVTAVLGVLLAQTITRPMSDMRKQALEMARGNFSRKVNIYGNDEIGQLALSFNNLTKKLQEAQATTEGERRKLSSVLSHMTDGVLATDRKGRIILINEPALGMLNVSRETVLNKPIVEVLGIEETHSFDQLVSEQESLILDFSTEKEPYILRASNSIIQKETGFINGLITVLHDITEQEKIDLERREFVANVSHELRTPLTTMRSYLEALADGAWQDDEIAPRFLDVTQTETERMIRLVNDLLQLSKMDSRDYNFYKNSVDFVEFFNKIIERFEMSKSQKVDFVRSMPNQEIFVSIDTDKITQVLDNIISNAMKYSPEGGTITFTVDIEEAANQILVSISDQGVGIPKSDLNKIFERFYRVDKARTRMLGGTGLGLAIAKEMIQAHDGDIWASSVEGKGTTIYFTLPISEEEQEGDWE